One Pseudomonas lalucatii genomic window carries:
- a CDS encoding MaoC family dehydratase, with protein sequence MTMIFQSPFELVGRVGEQLGHSDWLTLEQQRIDQFAEATGDHQWIHVDPVRAASGPFGACIAHGYLSLSLVNLFLPQILEVRGISMGVNYGCERVRFPNVVKAGSRVRGSAQLLAVEEVKGGVQATIRVTVEIEGEERPGCVVDCISRYYPG encoded by the coding sequence ATGACGATGATCTTCCAGAGCCCCTTCGAGTTGGTCGGCCGCGTCGGCGAACAACTGGGCCATAGCGACTGGCTGACGCTGGAGCAGCAACGCATCGACCAGTTCGCCGAGGCCACCGGCGACCACCAGTGGATTCATGTCGACCCCGTGCGCGCGGCCAGCGGCCCCTTCGGCGCCTGCATCGCCCACGGCTACCTGAGCCTGAGCCTGGTCAACCTGTTCCTGCCGCAGATCCTCGAGGTGCGCGGCATCAGCATGGGGGTCAACTACGGCTGCGAGCGGGTGCGTTTCCCCAATGTGGTCAAGGCAGGCAGCAGGGTGCGCGGCAGCGCCCAGCTGCTGGCGGTGGAAGAGGTCAAGGGCGGGGTGCAGGCCACCATCCGCGTGACTGTCGAGATCGAGGGCGAGGAGCGCCCCGGCTGCGTAGTGGACTGCATCAGCCGCTATTACCCCGGCTGA
- a CDS encoding SDR family oxidoreductase, which translates to MSIPHYVPGHGLLRGKSVLITAAAGAGIGFSAALRAAEEGCRALLISDIHEGRLAEAVAKIREQSGLQQVFSQVCNVADEAQVQALIEAAERDLGGVDVLINNAGLGGSRLLVEMSDEEWSRVLDVTLTGTMRMTRAMLPKMMARRAGVIVNNASVLGWRAQKQQSHYAAAKAGVMALTRCAAVEAAEHGIRINAVSPSIALHDFLRKSAPQAVLEQLAANEAFGRAAEVWEVANVMMFLASDYSSYMTGEVLSVSSQRA; encoded by the coding sequence ATGTCCATCCCCCATTACGTACCGGGTCACGGCCTGCTGCGCGGCAAGTCGGTGCTGATCACCGCCGCCGCCGGCGCCGGCATCGGTTTCTCCGCGGCCCTGCGCGCCGCCGAGGAAGGTTGCCGGGCGCTGCTGATCAGCGATATCCACGAGGGCCGCCTGGCCGAGGCGGTGGCGAAGATCCGCGAGCAGAGCGGGCTGCAGCAGGTATTCAGCCAGGTCTGCAACGTCGCCGACGAGGCCCAGGTGCAGGCGCTGATCGAGGCGGCCGAGCGCGACCTGGGCGGCGTCGACGTGCTGATCAACAACGCCGGCCTGGGTGGCTCGCGGCTGCTGGTGGAGATGAGCGACGAGGAGTGGAGCCGGGTGCTCGACGTGACCCTCACCGGCACCATGCGCATGACCCGCGCCATGTTGCCGAAGATGATGGCGCGCCGGGCCGGGGTCATCGTCAACAACGCCTCGGTGCTCGGCTGGCGCGCGCAGAAGCAGCAGAGCCACTACGCCGCGGCCAAGGCCGGGGTCATGGCGCTGACCCGCTGCGCCGCGGTGGAAGCCGCCGAACATGGCATCCGCATCAACGCGGTGAGCCCGAGCATCGCCCTGCACGATTTCCTGCGCAAATCCGCGCCCCAGGCCGTGCTGGAGCAGCTGGCGGCCAACGAGGCCTTCGGCCGCGCCGCGGAAGTCTGGGAGGTGGCCAACGTGATGATGTTCCTGGCCAGCGACTACAGCTCCTACATGACCGGCGAAGTGCTGTCGGTCTCCAGCCAGAGGGCCTGA
- a CDS encoding acyl-CoA dehydrogenase family protein — translation MKLGFTAADEVFRAEVAAWLAANLGGEFEELRFRGGPGDEHSFPEQRKAWERKLAGGRWTCVGWAPEHGGRGLSINQQVIFHEEYARAGGPGRMGHIGEGLAGPTIAAFGTDEQKRRLLPGIVSGSEFWCQGYSEPGAGSDLANVKTRATLDEAGGKWRINGQKVWTSLAHESDWCFVIARTEAGSVGHQGLSFLLVPMAQAGVTVRPIEQLTGTSEFNEVFFDDAETDAANILGAPGEGWKIAMALLGFERGVSTLGQQMLFHNELEEIIAIARANGAAADPLLRQRIARAWSGLRILRANSLRMLSGPQDGRLQREAMIYKLGWSTWHLELGKLAMDVLGAEAELLEGGPYQLGRLQSMFLFSRSDTIYGGSNEIQRNIIAERALGMPREPRVRG, via the coding sequence ATGAAGCTAGGATTCACCGCCGCGGACGAGGTATTTCGCGCCGAGGTCGCCGCCTGGCTGGCGGCCAATCTGGGCGGCGAGTTCGAGGAGCTGCGCTTTCGCGGCGGCCCGGGCGACGAGCACAGCTTTCCCGAGCAGCGCAAGGCCTGGGAGCGCAAGCTGGCAGGCGGCCGTTGGACCTGCGTCGGCTGGGCGCCGGAGCACGGCGGTCGCGGCCTGTCGATCAACCAGCAGGTGATCTTCCACGAGGAATACGCCCGCGCCGGCGGCCCCGGGCGCATGGGCCATATCGGCGAGGGCCTGGCCGGGCCGACCATCGCCGCCTTCGGCACGGACGAGCAGAAGCGCCGCCTGCTGCCCGGCATAGTCAGCGGCAGCGAGTTCTGGTGCCAGGGCTATTCCGAGCCGGGCGCCGGCTCGGACCTGGCCAACGTCAAGACCCGCGCGACGCTGGACGAGGCCGGCGGCAAATGGCGGATCAACGGGCAGAAGGTCTGGACCTCCCTGGCCCACGAGTCCGACTGGTGTTTCGTCATCGCCCGCACCGAAGCGGGCAGCGTCGGCCACCAGGGCCTGTCCTTCCTGCTGGTGCCCATGGCCCAGGCGGGCGTCACGGTGCGGCCGATCGAGCAGCTGACCGGCACCAGCGAGTTCAACGAGGTGTTCTTCGACGACGCCGAGACCGACGCGGCCAATATCCTCGGCGCGCCGGGCGAGGGCTGGAAGATCGCCATGGCGCTGCTCGGCTTCGAGCGCGGAGTCTCGACCCTGGGCCAGCAGATGCTGTTCCACAACGAGCTGGAAGAGATCATCGCCATAGCCCGGGCCAATGGCGCCGCCGCCGATCCGCTGCTGCGCCAGCGCATCGCCAGGGCCTGGAGCGGCCTGCGCATTCTGCGCGCCAACTCCCTGCGCATGCTCTCGGGCCCGCAGGACGGGCGGCTGCAGCGCGAGGCGATGATCTACAAGCTGGGCTGGTCTACCTGGCACCTGGAGCTGGGCAAGCTGGCCATGGACGTGCTCGGCGCCGAGGCTGAGCTGCTGGAGGGTGGGCCCTACCAACTGGGCCGCCTGCAGTCGATGTTCCTGTTCAGTCGCTCGGACACCATCTACGGCGGCAGCAACGAAATCCAACGCAACATCATCGCCGAACGCGCGCTGGGCATGCCCCGCGAACCGCGCGTGCGCGGCTGA
- a CDS encoding acyl-CoA dehydrogenase family protein — protein sequence MEFAFSDEQEMIRTSAEGFLAQVSDSAAVRTAMVSEHGYDAELWQRLCAEMYWPALHIPEQYGGLGLGYVELAILLEQMGRRLLCSPFFATACLATPALLLAGSEQQKNTWLPRIAVGSHTATLAFAGANRWDADTVQATAVAEGQGFVLNGTLNYVLDGHSADLLIIAARTPGSTGAAGISLFAVASDSAGIQRQALPAMDQTRRQARIELHNLYLDADCLLGEFGMAWPRLERTLQLACIGLAAEQTGGAQQVLDLSVAYMQERQQFGRPIASFQALKHRAADMMLQVECARSAAYYAACVAQEALDPEGDAAVAAELPLAAALAKAECGEAFFHCAAESIQLHGGVGFTWEYDPHLYFKRARAGEAFLGAPSWHRERIAAALLDAPQAGEQP from the coding sequence ATGGAATTTGCATTCAGCGACGAGCAGGAAATGATTCGCACGTCCGCCGAGGGTTTTCTCGCGCAGGTGTCAGACTCCGCCGCGGTACGCACGGCGATGGTCAGTGAGCACGGTTATGACGCCGAGCTGTGGCAGCGCCTGTGCGCAGAGATGTATTGGCCGGCCCTGCATATCCCCGAGCAGTACGGCGGCCTGGGCCTGGGTTATGTCGAGCTGGCGATCCTGTTGGAACAGATGGGTCGCCGCCTGCTCTGTTCGCCGTTCTTCGCCACCGCCTGTCTGGCCACCCCGGCGTTGCTGCTGGCCGGCAGCGAGCAGCAGAAGAACACCTGGCTGCCGCGCATCGCCGTGGGCAGCCACACCGCCACCCTGGCGTTCGCCGGCGCCAACCGCTGGGATGCCGACACCGTGCAGGCCACGGCGGTCGCCGAAGGCCAGGGCTTCGTGCTCAACGGCACGCTGAATTACGTGCTCGATGGCCACAGTGCCGATCTGCTGATCATCGCCGCGCGCACCCCAGGTTCGACCGGCGCGGCGGGCATCAGCCTGTTCGCGGTCGCCAGTGACAGCGCCGGCATCCAGCGCCAGGCGCTGCCGGCCATGGACCAGACCCGCCGCCAGGCACGCATCGAACTGCACAACCTGTATCTCGACGCCGACTGCCTGCTGGGCGAGTTCGGCATGGCCTGGCCGCGGCTCGAACGCACCCTGCAACTGGCCTGTATCGGCCTGGCCGCCGAGCAGACCGGCGGCGCCCAGCAGGTGCTCGACCTGAGCGTCGCCTATATGCAGGAACGCCAGCAGTTCGGCCGGCCGATCGCCAGCTTCCAGGCGCTCAAGCACCGCGCCGCGGACATGATGCTGCAGGTCGAGTGCGCACGCTCGGCGGCCTACTACGCCGCCTGCGTGGCTCAGGAGGCGCTGGACCCGGAGGGCGACGCGGCGGTGGCCGCCGAGCTGCCGCTGGCCGCGGCGTTGGCCAAGGCCGAGTGCGGCGAGGCCTTCTTCCACTGCGCGGCCGAGTCCATCCAGTTGCACGGCGGCGTCGGCTTCACCTGGGAGTACGACCCGCACCTCTATTTCAAGCGCGCCCGGGCCGGCGAGGCCTTTCTCGGCGCGCCGTCCTGGCACCGCGAGCGCATCGCCGCCGCGCTGCTGGACGCCCCACAAGCCGGAGAACAGCCATGA
- a CDS encoding tetratricopeptide repeat protein, whose translation MSSFDKRGNPVSYGSQQAVEALDRVCDLLHAYQADPLAEVDRLIAEHPDFALAHAFRAGALATATDKAFEDELGKSLRAAEALLAQANERERMHIGALRAWFEGDWERAVERWGRVSIAYPRDLLALQLAHLGDFYLGYSQMLRDRVARVLPHWHQDIPGFGFVKGMYAFGLEEAGDYRHAEEQGRAAVALNRQDGWAVHAVTHVMEMQGRSAEGAQYLAGNADGWAPNSMFAFHLWWHKALFHLEANDAASALQIYDQHISAAGFTQALELLDGSSLLWRLALLGHEVGARWNALAEKWRARSDDAYYAFNDVNAMLAFAGIGDQQAQERQLAAVRRAAAGQGSNAMMSREIGVPACEGLVAFARGHYRQAIDWLSPLRGKANRFGGSHAQRDLFSWTLTEAAIRLGDRPLAEAFVAERLSWKPHSPLNRAWAQRVGRLQAPQSP comes from the coding sequence ATGAGCAGCTTCGATAAGCGTGGCAACCCCGTTTCCTATGGTTCGCAGCAGGCCGTAGAGGCGCTGGACCGGGTCTGCGACCTGCTGCATGCCTATCAGGCCGACCCACTGGCTGAGGTCGACCGACTCATCGCCGAGCATCCCGACTTTGCCCTGGCCCATGCCTTTCGCGCCGGGGCCCTGGCGACCGCCACCGACAAGGCCTTCGAGGATGAACTGGGCAAGAGTCTGCGGGCCGCCGAAGCGCTGCTGGCGCAGGCCAACGAGCGTGAACGGATGCACATCGGCGCACTGCGGGCATGGTTCGAGGGCGACTGGGAACGGGCGGTCGAGCGCTGGGGCCGAGTGTCGATCGCCTACCCGCGCGACCTGCTGGCGCTGCAATTGGCCCATCTGGGCGACTTCTATCTGGGCTACTCGCAGATGCTGCGCGATCGCGTGGCGCGGGTGCTACCGCATTGGCATCAAGACATCCCGGGCTTCGGCTTCGTCAAGGGCATGTATGCCTTCGGCCTGGAAGAGGCCGGCGATTATCGGCACGCCGAAGAACAAGGGCGCGCAGCCGTGGCCTTGAACAGGCAGGATGGCTGGGCGGTGCATGCCGTCACCCATGTCATGGAAATGCAGGGACGCAGCGCAGAGGGCGCGCAATACCTGGCCGGTAACGCCGACGGCTGGGCGCCCAACAGCATGTTCGCCTTTCATCTCTGGTGGCACAAAGCCCTGTTCCACCTGGAAGCCAATGACGCGGCCAGCGCGCTGCAGATATACGACCAGCACATCTCTGCCGCAGGGTTCACCCAAGCGCTCGAGCTGCTCGATGGCTCCTCCCTGCTCTGGCGCCTGGCGCTCCTGGGCCATGAGGTCGGCGCGCGCTGGAATGCGCTGGCGGAAAAGTGGCGGGCACGCAGCGACGACGCTTACTACGCCTTCAACGATGTGAACGCGATGCTGGCCTTCGCCGGCATTGGCGACCAGCAGGCCCAGGAGCGCCAGCTCGCGGCGGTCAGGCGTGCGGCGGCCGGCCAGGGCAGCAACGCGATGATGAGCCGGGAGATCGGCGTGCCGGCCTGCGAAGGGCTGGTCGCCTTCGCCCGAGGCCACTACCGGCAGGCCATCGACTGGTTATCGCCACTGCGTGGCAAGGCCAATCGCTTCGGCGGCAGTCACGCCCAGCGCGACCTGTTTTCCTGGACCCTCACGGAAGCCGCCATTCGCCTCGGTGATCGGCCACTCGCCGAGGCCTTCGTCGCCGAACGCCTGTCGTGGAAGCCGCACAGCCCACTCAACCGGGCCTGGGCGCAACGCGTCGGGCGGCTGCAGGCGCCGCAGTCGCCCTAG